Proteins from one Microtus pennsylvanicus isolate mMicPen1 chromosome 7, mMicPen1.hap1, whole genome shotgun sequence genomic window:
- the Lamtor3 gene encoding ragulator complex protein LAMTOR3 isoform X1, producing the protein MADDLKRFLYKKLPSVEGLHAIVVSDRDGVPVIKVANDSAPEHALRPGFLSTFALATDQGSKLGLSKNKSIICYYNTYQVVQFNRLPLVVSFIASSNANTGLIVSLEKELAPLFEELIKVVEVS; encoded by the exons ATGGCGGAT GATCTAAAGCGATTTCTGTACAAAAAGTTGCCAAG CGTTGAAGGGCTCCATGCAATTGTTGTATCAGATAGAGACGGGGTGCCTGTTATTAAAG TGGCCAACGACAGCGCTCCAGAGCACGCCCTGAGGCCTGGCTTCTTGTCCACCTTCGCCCTTGCCACAGATCAAGGCAGCAAACTCGGGctttccaaaaataaaagtatcatcTGTTACTATAACACCTACCAG GTGGTTCAGTTCAATCGTTTACCTCTGGTGGTGAGCTTCATAGCCAGCAGCAATGCCAACACAG GACTAATTGTCAGCCTAGAAAAGGAACTGGCTCCATTATTTGAAGAGCTGATAAAAGTTGTGGAAGTGTCCTAA
- the Lamtor3 gene encoding ragulator complex protein LAMTOR3 isoform X2: protein MNTLLFHLLFCVEGLHAIVVSDRDGVPVIKVANDSAPEHALRPGFLSTFALATDQGSKLGLSKNKSIICYYNTYQVVQFNRLPLVVSFIASSNANTGLIVSLEKELAPLFEELIKVVEVS from the exons ATGAACACCCTACTTTTTCACCTCCTCTTTTG CGTTGAAGGGCTCCATGCAATTGTTGTATCAGATAGAGACGGGGTGCCTGTTATTAAAG TGGCCAACGACAGCGCTCCAGAGCACGCCCTGAGGCCTGGCTTCTTGTCCACCTTCGCCCTTGCCACAGATCAAGGCAGCAAACTCGGGctttccaaaaataaaagtatcatcTGTTACTATAACACCTACCAG GTGGTTCAGTTCAATCGTTTACCTCTGGTGGTGAGCTTCATAGCCAGCAGCAATGCCAACACAG GACTAATTGTCAGCCTAGAAAAGGAACTGGCTCCATTATTTGAAGAGCTGATAAAAGTTGTGGAAGTGTCCTAA